The Conexivisphaera calida genome includes a region encoding these proteins:
- a CDS encoding ABC transporter substrate-binding protein, with protein sequence MRRSAISRTALWAIIAVVVIVVIVGGVAAYYATRPPAPTPTPTPTPTPTHAIVGQVNIGLEQSLTGALGPIGEEVLWGAMLAESQINSQGGIYLANGPNGPGNYTINVIPQDDQSNPSNGPTATSTLITSDHAAIVITTPASTVAIADIRTIQQYDEPSIFLCSSPLATRTSNLTNFDTSKSMIFHYQPTGIQYGEWAAEFLHQYASQINPSGPLRVVYIGQQTEYGQDYLWGFEYTINQSGWQNQIQIVGVEWYPFGSTQFQDTLTKAAAASPNVLVLGTWPSEQAALSQQAATMPDLKGVVMGPATGIVDDKSYYSIGQDAVGTFMSTNFPEYAWTSNATINAKWAAFRSAYLALSGQQTGLLGASGYDAVWVAAYALKDAGTTQNTAVINALATMSPPPQLVVLVKPGANGALFNSYHEVSLQPLELETFWNSTSSSIYTQVVWPSQFATASPQFNLFP encoded by the coding sequence ATGAGGAGAAGCGCTATTTCTAGAACAGCACTTTGGGCAATAATAGCGGTCGTAGTGATAGTGGTCATCGTGGGAGGAGTGGCCGCGTACTACGCCACTAGGCCACCCGCTCCGACCCCCACTCCAACACCGACCCCGACCCCCACTCACGCGATAGTGGGACAGGTTAACATAGGACTCGAGCAATCGCTAACTGGAGCCCTAGGACCGATAGGTGAGGAGGTCCTCTGGGGCGCCATGCTGGCCGAATCCCAGATAAACTCACAGGGAGGGATCTACTTAGCTAACGGACCCAATGGACCGGGTAACTACACGATAAACGTTATACCGCAGGATGATCAGTCGAATCCGTCCAACGGCCCGACGGCCACCTCGACGCTTATAACCAGCGATCATGCAGCAATAGTCATCACGACCCCCGCGAGCACAGTAGCGATAGCCGATATACGCACGATACAGCAGTACGATGAACCCTCGATATTCCTCTGCTCCTCGCCGCTTGCGACGAGGACTAGTAACCTGACCAACTTCGATACATCGAAGTCGATGATATTCCACTACCAGCCCACCGGGATACAGTACGGCGAGTGGGCCGCTGAGTTCCTCCACCAGTACGCCAGTCAGATAAACCCCAGCGGTCCCCTCAGGGTCGTCTACATAGGACAGCAAACCGAGTACGGACAGGACTATCTCTGGGGCTTCGAATACACGATAAACCAGAGTGGATGGCAGAACCAGATACAGATAGTCGGCGTCGAGTGGTACCCGTTCGGTAGCACCCAGTTCCAGGACACACTGACCAAGGCGGCCGCCGCGAGCCCGAACGTACTTGTGCTCGGGACATGGCCCAGCGAGCAGGCTGCGCTGTCCCAACAGGCGGCCACCATGCCAGACCTCAAGGGCGTGGTCATGGGCCCCGCCACCGGAATAGTCGACGATAAGTCCTACTATAGCATAGGACAGGATGCGGTGGGCACTTTCATGAGCACGAACTTCCCCGAGTACGCGTGGACCAGCAATGCCACGATCAATGCTAAGTGGGCGGCCTTCAGGAGCGCATATCTAGCACTGAGCGGCCAGCAGACAGGATTGCTGGGCGCCTCGGGCTACGATGCCGTGTGGGTCGCTGCCTACGCACTCAAGGACGCGGGGACCACACAGAACACCGCGGTGATAAACGCGCTCGCCACCATGTCGCCGCCGCCGCAGCTGGTCGTACTGGTTAAGCCTGGCGCGAACGGCGCGCTGTTCAACAGCTACCACGAGGTGTCGCTCCAGCCGCTGGAGCTCGAGACGTTCTGGAACTCGACGTCCAGCTCGATATACACGCAGGTCGTCTGGCCGTCCCAGTTCGCCACCGCGAGCCCACAGTTCAACCTATTCCCATGA
- a CDS encoding branched-chain amino acid ABC transporter permease has protein sequence MAAFLIPSYLISTTLYGLLFTSIYLLLATGLTLIFGTLKLVNFAHGDLMVLGAFVAFLFVTLEGWSPYLAMVPAVLVIAGIGVLIYRFTLRPAVKAGPVNMILLTIGISYILENALAYYFLPVYRTGVEIPSPLRGTGILLPGRVLLTYDEFLTIVISWAIMGVLYYWLFRTRQGIAIRALSQNPVGASISGIDVNRLSYLTFIVGSALAAIAGTLYGIMFTFNPFSGILLTLMAFAVMILGGVGSIPGTMVGSIIIGFATSFIGYYMGQTWGEAVAFIILAVILLVRPSGIFRGG, from the coding sequence ATGGCAGCTTTCCTGATACCTTCGTACCTGATATCCACAACGCTCTACGGACTGCTCTTCACGAGCATCTACCTGCTCCTGGCCACCGGCCTGACGCTGATATTCGGCACCCTAAAGCTGGTGAACTTCGCGCATGGGGACCTAATGGTCCTAGGCGCATTCGTCGCGTTCCTATTCGTGACGCTGGAGGGATGGAGCCCCTACTTAGCCATGGTGCCCGCGGTGCTGGTCATAGCCGGTATAGGTGTCCTGATCTATCGTTTCACACTCAGACCCGCAGTCAAGGCCGGCCCCGTCAACATGATACTGCTCACGATAGGTATATCATACATACTGGAGAACGCACTGGCCTACTACTTCCTTCCCGTGTACCGCACTGGAGTCGAGATACCCTCACCGCTCAGGGGCACCGGGATTCTGCTGCCTGGCAGGGTCCTGCTGACTTATGATGAGTTCCTCACCATAGTCATTTCGTGGGCCATAATGGGCGTGCTCTACTACTGGCTCTTCAGGACCAGACAGGGCATAGCGATAAGGGCGCTTAGCCAGAACCCTGTGGGTGCGAGCATATCCGGGATAGACGTGAACAGGTTGAGCTACCTGACCTTCATAGTGGGGAGCGCGCTGGCCGCTATCGCCGGCACGCTCTACGGCATAATGTTCACCTTCAACCCGTTCAGCGGCATCCTCCTGACTTTGATGGCCTTCGCGGTCATGATACTGGGTGGGGTCGGCAGCATACCCGGGACGATGGTCGGCAGCATCATAATAGGGTTCGCCACGAGCTTCATCGGATACTACATGGGACAGACCTGGGGGGAGGCGGTAGCGTTCATCATACTTGCAGTCATACTCCTCGTCAGGCCATCCGGGATCTTCAGGGGTGGATGA
- a CDS encoding branched-chain amino acid ABC transporter permease, protein MKMDPGSTFIRAIVVAVVLAIVAAVSTVMGAYPTLIAITIMVFFVYSLSWSLLANTGMVSLGQALFFALGAYAYGIFAISYGMNPIAALFAGPVTGALAGLVVGFISARLRDWYVGIFTFALTPAGYALAVSSQLQPWTAGAIGLATPRFPLASSLLLPFATALAFVAYLVIMIIKRRRIGYALSAINNDETAAGTVGINTRLYKTMVFGISGYMAALAGAMFVALYTSYIAPDYFGYPDISYSVWPIFYSMIGGMGSPEGVLLGTVLLDPLETAIRSWLSGISVVGGNLALVIFGLLLVVVLLKAPKGIYGYVTRYVESRRARARRAAEASAKAEVGTGQ, encoded by the coding sequence ATGAAGATGGATCCGGGTTCCACGTTCATACGCGCGATAGTGGTGGCGGTGGTGCTGGCGATAGTCGCTGCAGTGTCAACTGTAATGGGCGCCTACCCAACGCTGATCGCGATAACAATAATGGTGTTCTTCGTGTACTCACTCTCATGGTCGCTCCTGGCCAACACGGGCATGGTGTCCCTGGGGCAAGCGCTGTTCTTCGCGCTGGGCGCATACGCGTATGGCATATTCGCAATCTCGTACGGCATGAACCCAATAGCTGCGCTCTTCGCAGGTCCTGTGACAGGTGCGCTGGCAGGACTGGTGGTTGGGTTCATATCGGCGAGGCTCAGGGACTGGTACGTCGGAATATTCACATTCGCGCTCACACCGGCCGGCTACGCGCTAGCGGTGTCCAGCCAGCTGCAGCCTTGGACGGCCGGCGCCATAGGCCTAGCCACCCCTCGCTTCCCGCTGGCCTCCTCGCTATTGCTTCCGTTTGCAACCGCCCTGGCATTCGTCGCGTACCTGGTGATAATGATAATCAAGAGGCGCAGAATAGGATACGCGCTCTCAGCCATAAACAACGATGAGACTGCCGCGGGCACGGTCGGCATAAACACCCGGCTCTACAAGACGATGGTTTTCGGGATCTCAGGGTACATGGCCGCGCTGGCCGGCGCGATGTTCGTAGCCCTCTACACGAGCTACATAGCTCCCGATTACTTCGGCTACCCCGACATAAGCTACAGCGTGTGGCCCATATTCTACTCCATGATAGGAGGGATGGGGTCCCCAGAGGGGGTGCTGCTCGGCACGGTGCTTCTGGATCCGCTCGAGACGGCCATAAGGTCCTGGCTGAGCGGGATCTCCGTGGTGGGAGGCAACCTCGCACTGGTTATATTCGGACTGCTCCTAGTCGTTGTACTTCTGAAGGCACCCAAGGGGATCTACGGCTACGTTACTAGGTACGTGGAGTCTAGGAGGGCCCGCGCTCGGCGCGCCGCCGAGGCGAGCGCAAAGGCGGAGGTGGGCACCGGCCAATGA
- a CDS encoding ABC transporter ATP-binding protein has translation MSSSGGALLAASGLVSGYYKIKVLNGVDIEVRRGELVGIIGPNGAGKTTTLRTIAGVVRPWSGSVSLDGSQVAGLPPYRIAKMGLGYVPDSRELFPSLTLEEHLKLAHSRLSSGEDYRSAVERVLDLFPPLRGRMSQRVGTMSGGEQQMVAIARALISNPKLLMLDEPSTGVAPRIVDNIYDGLKALKGSMGILLVEQNVQLVFEVADRVYLMDRGSIVKEGTPEELVKDELVRKTYLA, from the coding sequence ATGAGCTCATCCGGAGGAGCACTGCTGGCGGCGAGCGGCCTCGTGAGCGGCTACTACAAGATAAAGGTGCTGAACGGGGTTGACATTGAGGTGAGGAGGGGCGAGCTGGTGGGTATCATAGGCCCCAACGGTGCCGGGAAGACGACGACCCTCCGCACGATAGCGGGTGTGGTCCGCCCGTGGTCGGGGAGCGTATCGCTCGACGGCTCGCAGGTCGCCGGGCTCCCGCCCTACAGGATAGCGAAGATGGGCCTCGGGTACGTGCCGGACAGCAGAGAGCTTTTCCCATCCCTCACCCTTGAGGAGCACCTGAAGCTCGCGCACTCCAGGCTCAGCTCGGGCGAGGACTACAGGTCCGCGGTCGAGCGCGTGCTGGACCTCTTCCCTCCCCTCAGGGGCAGGATGTCCCAGAGGGTGGGCACCATGAGCGGAGGGGAACAGCAGATGGTCGCCATAGCCAGGGCGCTGATATCGAATCCCAAGCTTCTCATGCTGGACGAGCCATCGACGGGCGTGGCGCCGCGCATAGTGGACAACATATACGACGGCCTCAAGGCGCTCAAGGGATCCATGGGCATACTCCTCGTTGAGCAGAACGTCCAGCTGGTGTTCGAGGTGGCCGACCGCGTGTACCTGATGGACAGGGGGTCCATCGTGAAGGAGGGCACGCCCGAGGAGCTGGTGAAGGACGAGCTGGTGAGGAAGACCTACCTAGCGTGA
- a CDS encoding ABC transporter ATP-binding protein yields the protein MSMLEVSGVVKRFGGLAALNGVELSVRGGELVGIIGPNGAGKTTLVNVVMGVYYPDSGRITFDGRDITRMPPHRRARMGLSRTYQVPRPFNDLKVIDNVAVAAMYGSKDLPVGEAREIAEDLLRRVRLAERAEDYPESLSVVELRKLELARALAQEAKLVFLDEVSAGLVGEDLREVLSVVRELHEGGMTIVMIEHVMKVIFNLAERIVVMMNGQKLAEGTPSEVSSDARVVESYLGKRWSEV from the coding sequence ATGAGCATGTTGGAGGTCTCCGGGGTCGTCAAGAGGTTCGGTGGCCTCGCAGCCCTCAACGGAGTGGAGCTCTCGGTCAGGGGCGGGGAGCTGGTGGGTATCATAGGCCCCAACGGTGCCGGGAAGACGACGCTCGTGAACGTGGTGATGGGTGTCTACTACCCCGACTCTGGCAGGATAACCTTCGACGGGCGCGACATAACCAGGATGCCGCCCCACAGGAGGGCCAGGATGGGCCTCTCGAGGACCTACCAGGTGCCGAGGCCGTTCAACGACCTGAAGGTGATAGACAACGTGGCCGTGGCGGCGATGTACGGATCGAAGGACCTCCCGGTGGGGGAGGCGAGGGAGATCGCGGAGGACCTGCTGAGGAGGGTCCGCCTCGCTGAGAGGGCGGAGGACTACCCGGAGTCGCTGAGCGTTGTGGAGCTCAGGAAGCTGGAGCTGGCCAGGGCGCTGGCGCAGGAGGCAAAGCTGGTCTTCCTCGACGAGGTAAGCGCCGGGCTGGTGGGGGAGGACCTGAGGGAGGTCCTCTCCGTCGTGAGGGAGCTCCACGAGGGAGGTATGACGATAGTGATGATAGAGCACGTCATGAAGGTGATATTCAACCTGGCGGAGAGGATAGTGGTCATGATGAACGGGCAGAAGCTGGCGGAGGGCACCCCGTCGGAGGTATCATCGGACGCTAGGGTCGTGGAGTCCTACCTGGGGAAGAGGTGGTCAGAGGTATGA
- the fdhE gene encoding formate dehydrogenase accessory protein FdhE has translation MEDTGSFEAALKAYGALMLEKPDVNSARRIEEIQLTLMGNLYNKIDESRALNDVLVDLEVNGSLRDVIEEVARELGIRLSEDPIDTYRRLVGGEGDLEGPDATPIILAIQAVARAYAEKYERRNGVSSVKDNTCPLCGTESDTMIVEGREYYMICPMCGHKWRVSEGSPVCPRCGEDRKLGVYSDRGGMLGLATCQSCGYSWHMILGKIDAPRIMLPLIAMGAERFRRALPDRG, from the coding sequence GTGGAGGATACAGGCTCGTTTGAGGCGGCCCTGAAGGCTTACGGTGCGCTCATGCTGGAGAAGCCTGACGTGAACAGCGCTAGGAGGATCGAAGAGATCCAGCTCACCCTCATGGGCAACTTATACAATAAGATCGATGAGTCGAGGGCGCTCAATGACGTCTTAGTTGACTTGGAGGTGAACGGATCCCTGAGAGATGTCATCGAGGAGGTTGCGAGGGAGCTCGGGATACGGCTCTCCGAGGATCCGATCGATACCTACAGGAGGCTGGTCGGGGGAGAAGGCGATCTGGAGGGTCCGGATGCCACGCCAATCATACTGGCGATCCAGGCCGTAGCCAGAGCATACGCGGAGAAATATGAGCGCAGAAACGGGGTCTCCAGTGTAAAGGATAACACATGCCCGCTGTGCGGAACGGAGAGCGATACTATGATCGTGGAGGGACGCGAGTATTACATGATATGTCCGATGTGCGGCCATAAGTGGCGCGTGTCGGAGGGATCGCCCGTATGCCCGCGCTGCGGCGAGGATAGGAAGCTGGGCGTATATTCCGACAGGGGGGGCATGCTTGGCTTAGCGACGTGTCAGAGTTGCGGTTACAGCTGGCATATGATACTGGGGAAGATCGATGCGCCTAGGATAATGTTGCCGCTGATAGCTATGGGCGCCGAAAGGTTCAGGAGGGCGCTCCCCGATCGAGGATGA
- a CDS encoding homoserine kinase has protein sequence MRIIAPASSANLGPGYDVLSVALDGIYDVVDVNVEEGSGISIDVRGRYAEGVPEDPERNSAGIAAAELIRAAGVNVHVHISLRKEIPPSSGLGSSGAGAAGVVYALNRILGLGMDNRSLVEFAGRGERAAAGTAHYDNVTASLLGWFNVVRPEVPPSVVNLRPPRGARISFALAVPIGPRRRGKTKLARELVPHEAPMDLAVWNTASVAMIVSGILMGDVGLLGAGMVDRIVEPARSKMIPGYAKAREAALSAGALGVTISGAGPSMIAVAQNDAVSRKVADAMASAMEEEGTRAIRLISRPGPGCREDKLQGF, from the coding sequence GTGAGGATAATAGCGCCGGCATCATCGGCAAATCTAGGACCCGGATATGATGTGCTCTCGGTTGCGCTCGATGGTATCTATGATGTGGTGGACGTGAATGTGGAGGAAGGATCCGGCATATCGATCGACGTGAGGGGGAGATACGCGGAGGGTGTGCCGGAGGATCCGGAGAGGAACAGCGCTGGGATAGCGGCCGCGGAGCTCATACGGGCTGCCGGAGTCAACGTGCATGTGCACATATCTCTGCGCAAGGAGATACCTCCATCCTCTGGGCTGGGCAGCAGCGGCGCCGGCGCGGCTGGAGTGGTATATGCCCTGAACAGGATACTGGGACTCGGGATGGATAACAGGTCACTCGTGGAGTTCGCGGGGAGGGGGGAGAGGGCCGCAGCCGGCACCGCACACTACGACAATGTGACGGCATCACTCCTCGGATGGTTCAACGTGGTGAGGCCGGAGGTTCCTCCAAGCGTCGTGAACCTCAGGCCTCCCCGGGGAGCTCGGATCAGCTTCGCGCTGGCCGTGCCGATAGGCCCCAGGAGGCGCGGTAAAACCAAGCTTGCGAGGGAGCTCGTGCCGCACGAGGCGCCCATGGATCTGGCGGTCTGGAACACAGCATCCGTCGCGATGATTGTGAGCGGGATATTGATGGGCGACGTCGGGCTTCTGGGCGCCGGAATGGTTGACCGCATAGTGGAGCCAGCGCGCAGCAAGATGATACCAGGATATGCGAAAGCTAGGGAAGCCGCGCTCAGCGCTGGAGCGCTCGGGGTGACCATAAGCGGCGCCGGACCATCGATGATAGCGGTCGCACAGAACGACGCAGTATCACGCAAGGTGGCGGATGCTATGGCCTCGGCCATGGAGGAGGAGGGAACACGCGCGATTCGCCTGATATCAAGGCCGGGACCCGGATGCAGGGAGGACAAACTACAGGGATTTTGA